The window ataaatattaataagaagaaaaaagtcTTCAAAGTTGTTAGTGTTGAAAACTTTTGCCCATTTGAGCTtcaatatatacatttaatgaATTTGTTGAAGACTAAATCTACtctataaatttcttttataagtGGAAGGTcaaactattataatttaaaattttaatttaaataagatattatttttaaaataagttaactATTTCTCATTCAACCTCAACTTCAACTCcgaattgaaatattttaaacatgatCAATGTGTCTTACAAATTTAGTCCCTTATAACTAGTATGATCACTAACTCATTCTAAATAATTGTGAAATTACAagatataacatttaaattaaaaaccctaccatcaacaacattttaACGTGGACCCGAAAGTCTAATCGCAGAAATATAGGCATCGCTGTTGTATTGATCCGATGGCACCGAAGCCCCTGACGAAGTCCCTTCGCCACTCGTCGACTTAAACATGCCCGCAAAAAGGCGCGATCCAATCGGAGATGCCACGGGCGGGATAGGAACCAAACAAAGGCCCTCCAACATTTGTACTACCTTAGTCATGGATGGTCTAAGGTTCATGTCATCTTGTATGCACCATAAGGCAACTCGAATGAAGGTTTCCATCCTCTCATCATTTTCCTTAATCAATAGCCTTTGATCCCATATGTCCTTCACTTTACCCTCTTCCATCATCTTGAACGCGTATGATGGGAAATGCGACTTCTCGGATGTCTCGCTTGGATCGAAGTTCTTCCTTCCACCTACTATTTCTAATAGTACCATTCCAAAACTGTAAACGTCGCTCTTCTCTGATATGGCGTAGTTGGTTATCCACTCCGGGGCTAGGTAACCCCTAGTTCCCCGGAGAGTTGTGAAGACATGGCTTTGCTCTCGGTTCATCAATTTGGCTAGTCCGAAATCGGAAACCCTTGCATTGTAATTGTCGTCTAGAAGGACATTCTCGGGCTTGATGTCGCAATGGATAATCTTCACGTCACAATCCTCGTGTAGATACGCGAGCCCTTTGGCTGTTCCGAGGGCTATGTTAAACCTCGTGTTCCAATCCAAAAGAAAATCatcgttcttcttcttcttgaaaaTCCATTTGTCTAACGAACCATTTGACATGAATTCGTAAACAAGAAGCCTATGAGATCCTTCCGCACAAAAGCCTTTCAACTTAACTAGATGAATATGGTGTATGCTTCCAATGATGCTAACTTCGGCTCGAAACTCCTTCTTTCCTTGCCCGACACCTTCCAATTGCTTAACCGCGATCCGTGTTCCATCATCGAGAACTCCTTTGTAAACCGACCCGAACCCTCCTTGCCCGAGCTTCACCGAGAAATTCTCGGTCGCGGCTTGGAGCTCCCTATACCTAAAACGTATTGGCATTCCCGACATACTCCCAAAGAAATTATCCTCAGACGACGACAATTCTTCCAATTTCCTCCTTTTCTTCATTCGAAAACGATAATACCCCAAGAAAACCACCCCGACAACAACAAGAAAACACGCAACCACTATAATCGCAACGTAAGGGAAATGTTTCGACCCGTTTCCTTCTCCTCCACTCTTCACCTTAACATACGAAACAAAACCACCACTACCACCACCACCGTTAGATTGTTGAAAGCTTCCAACACTATCGAACGTAAAACAATTTCCCGAGCTATTATGAAAGAACAATGCAACACACGAGCAATTTCCGAGACAAGAAGATTTACAACCATCTAAACTCGTAGTCGAAACCGGCGAAACGAATCCAAGAGCGAAATATTTTACATCATCCCCAACTTCCACAAGCTCCATAGATTTCTCACAAGAAGAAATTGTCGAGAAATCACAACTCCAAGGACTAAGAGTCGAAGGACAACGACACTTGTTCCCATCGGAACAAACTAGATAAGCCTCACACGCTTCCGGCAAGCCACAAGAATCCCCAGGGATTCTCGTGACGGAAACTTCCGAATTTGAGGAAGTTTCCGGAAGATTCTTGAACGAAATTGACCCGTCATTTCCTAAAACCGCGATCCAAGTCCCGTTTGGATTGCCTCCACCAAGAACACTATATTGCCAAAGCAAATCTCCTTTTGGATCATAGAAATTCCATGAACTCGAATCCATTGAAGCAAAACCTAGGTCTCCCCCAGCCTTGTTCATAGTCTTCTTACTATCTTTCTTCAAAGACCAATAAGGTTGAGGAGTAGAAAACCCTGCATATAACATCATATCACCTTCTTTAATCTGAAGATAATAAGTCAAGTTACCTGAGCTCGGATTGCTTACAAGTTTGATCCCATCACTAAAATTCTGATTCTGCAAAAGGGTATCAGTCGGAAATGCAAAACTCTCCCAAACAACATTGGATCCGCCATTGATGACGTCACCACCAAGCAGAACCAAGTTTCCAGAATCCCACAACTCCATGGAAACAGCTCCCTTTCCGTCCGTTGACCAAACAGTTTTTCCATCCCCGTTGTTTAAACGGGCGGTTCCGTTTAGATCAAAGGTGAATTCGTCGGAGTTTCCAACTAGGGATTCCCTGTTTCTGTTTGCAGACCAGATTACTGTTTCTGTGTTCTTATGAAGAACTGAAAGTTGAAACAAAGTGGGATTGTCTTTCTCTGCGACGAAGCCGAAAGCAAATTGGGATGAGTTTGATAGAAGGAATAAACCATCGTTGTCTATGAAACTCATTTGAGTTGCTATGAATCCTGGATTAATCGTTCCAATCTTTCTAATACTGGAT is drawn from Impatiens glandulifera chromosome 3, dImpGla2.1, whole genome shotgun sequence and contains these coding sequences:
- the LOC124930769 gene encoding G-type lectin S-receptor-like serine/threonine-protein kinase SD2-5, producing MNSLLLCSFINIIIIVPKTCLSSIRKIGTINPGFIATQMSFIDNDGLFLLSNSSQFAFGFVAEKDNPTLFQLSVLHKNTETVIWSANRNRESLVGNSDEFTFDLNGTARLNNGDGKTVWSTDGKGAVSMELWDSGNLVLLGGDVINGGSNVVWESFAFPTDTLLQNQNFSDGIKLVSNPSSGNLTYYLQIKEGDMMLYAGFSTPQPYWSLKKDSKKTMNKAGGDLGFASMDSSSWNFYDPKGDLLWQYSVLGGGNPNGTWIAVLGNDGSISFKNLPETSSNSEVSVTRIPGDSCGLPEACEAYLVCSDGNKCRCPSTLSPWSCDFSTISSCEKSMELVEVGDDVKYFALGFVSPVSTTSLDGCKSSCLGNCSCVALFFHNSSGNCFTFDSVGSFQQSNGGGGSGGFVSYVKVKSGGEGNGSKHFPYVAIIVVACFLVVVGVVFLGYYRFRMKKRRKLEELSSSEDNFFGSMSGMPIRFRYRELQAATENFSVKLGQGGFGSVYKGVLDDGTRIAVKQLEGVGQGKKEFRAEVSIIGSIHHIHLVKLKGFCAEGSHRLLVYEFMSNGSLDKWIFKKKKNDDFLLDWNTRFNIALGTAKGLAYLHEDCDVKIIHCDIKPENVLLDDNYNARVSDFGLAKLMNREQSHVFTTLRGTRGYLAPEWITNYAISEKSDVYSFGMVLLEIVGGRKNFDPSETSEKSHFPSYAFKMMEEGKVKDIWDQRLLIKENDERMETFIRVALWCIQDDMNLRPSMTKVVQMLEGLCLVPIPPVASPIGSRLFAGMFKSTSGEGTSSGASVPSDQYNSDAYISAIRLSGPR